The proteins below are encoded in one region of Rhododendron vialii isolate Sample 1 chromosome 7a, ASM3025357v1:
- the LOC131334009 gene encoding U-box domain-containing protein 15, which produces MLKNLPMVTSREDKKEGEGEIILDEEENNALNNPKNKMDVIQELVALIEAVQSIGDFRRTQRKEAHSLVRRLKLLLPLLEEIRDIDTRIPEAGMTCLCNLKRAFLAAKKLLKMCTEGSKIYLALESEDVMIRFHSVYEKLNQALDGMPYTEIGISEEVKEQVELMRMQLRRAKKRTDTQDMELAMDMMVVLSTEDDRNADSASIERLANKLVLHTVEDLRTETVAVRKLVKERGQNAETNKQIVDILRKCKQIAGLEVTGILDDPTVPKALAKCPSLAVPNEFLCPITLEIMSDPVIVATGQTYERESIQKWLDSDHRTCPKTGQVLAHLSLAPNFALRNLILQWCEKNNFPLPKKEAPTSSDNSNVEQNNEIYSVVQNLSSNQLEVQRKAVRKIRMLSRENPENRILVANSGGIPPLVQLLSYPDSKIQEHAVTALLNLSIDESNKKLISREQPIPAIVEILQNGTIGAKENSAAALFSLSMLDENKANIALSNGIPPLVGLLKKGTIRGKKDAVTALFNLSLCQANKARAIEAGIVAPLLHLLEDKNLDMVNEALSLLLLLASNSEGREEIGQISVIETLVQFIKEGTPKNKECSVALVLELGTKNPNLVLAALQCGMYEHVVELENSGTNRGQRKANSLLQLMSKSEQNS; this is translated from the exons ATGTTGAAGAACTTGCCAATGGTTACATCTCGAGAGGACAAAAAGGAGGGAGAAGGGGAGATTATTTTGGACGAGGAAGAGAATAATGCGCTGAACAACCCTAAGAACAAAATGGACGTGATCCAGGAACTAGTTGCTTTGATTGAAGCCGTTCAATCCATCGGAGATTTCAGACGGACGCAGAGGAAGGAGGCCCACAGCCTCGTGCGGCGGCTGAAGCTCTTGTTGCCGTTGTTGGAAGAGATTAGGGATATTGACACGCGCATCCCTGAGGCCGGTATGACGTGTTTGTGTAATCTTAAGAGGGCGTTTCTCGCTGCCAAGAAATTGTTGAAGATGTGTACCGAGGGCAGCAAGATTTATCTG GCACTGGAGAGCGAGGATGTCATGATCAGGTTTCATTCTGTTTATGAAAAGTTGAACCAAGCTTTGGATGGCATGCCATATACTGAAATAGGCATTTCAGAGGAAGTGAAAGAACAA GTTGAGCTAATGCGGATGCAACTTAGACGAGCAAAGAAGCGAACGGATACTCAGGATATGGAACTCGCAATGGACATGATGGTAGTATTATCCACCGAAGATGACAGGAATGCAGATAGTGCCAGCATAGAAAGGCTGGCAAACAAGCTTGTACTGCACACCGTTGAGGACCTAAGGACAGAAACTGTAGCCGTAAGGAAACTTGTCAAAGAAAGAGGACAAAACGCAGAGACTAACAAGCAAATCGTAGATATTCTGAGGAAATGCAAACAAATCGCAGGACTTGAAGTCACTGGTATCCTCGATGATCCAACTGTGCCTAAAGCTCTTGCCAAATGCCCTTCTCTGGCAGTCCCTAATGAGTTTCTTTGTCCGATTACTCTAGAAATAATGTCAGATCCTGTTATCGTTGCAACTGGACAG ACGTACGAAAGAGAGAGCATACAGAAGTGGTTAGATTCTGATCATCGAACCTGCCCAAAAACTGGTCAAGTTTTGGCTCACTTGTCGCTAGCTCCGAACTTTGCCCTCCGAAATTTAATCTTGCAGTGGTGCGAGAAGAACAATTTCCCACTTCCCAAGAAAGAAGCTCCCACAAGCTCCGACAACTCCAATGTCGAACAAAATAACGAGATATACTCAGTGGTCCAAAACCTATCCTCTAATCAGCTAGAAGTGCAGAGAAAGGCAGTTAGAAAGATCCGTATGCTTTCTAGGGAGAATCCAGAAAACCGAATTCTAGTAGCTAACAGCGGAGGAATCCCACCACTGGTTCAACTCCTGTCTTATCCAGATTCGAAAATCCAAGAACATGCTGTAACAGCTCTACTGAATTTGTCGATTGATGAATCAAACAAGAAACTCATATCAAGAGAACAACCCATTCCAGCCATAGTCGAAATCCTGCAAAATGGAACCATAGGGGCAAAAGAGAATTCAGCAGCAGCTTTATTTAGCTTATCAATGCTCGACGAGAATAAAGCAAATATAGCATTGTCAAATGGGATTCCACCATTAGTTGGTTTGTTGAAGAAGGGGACAATCAGAGGGAAAAAAGATGCTGTCACAGCACTGTTTAACCTGTCCTTATGCCAAGCAAATAAGGCAAGGGCTATTGAGGCAGGGATCGTTGCACCTTTGCTGCATTTACTCGAAGATAAAAATTTGGACATGGTTAACGAGGCACTCTCTTTGTTGCTACTTCTCGCGTCAAATTCTGAGGGCAGGGAAGAAATTGGGCAGATTTCAGTTATCGAAACTCTAGTTCAATTCATCAAAGAAGGAACACCTAAGAATAAGGAATGCTCAGTGGCACTTGTTCTTGAGTTGGGTACAAAGAATCCGAATCTAGTTTTGGCTGCTCTACAGTGTGGTATGTATGAGCACGTGGTTGAACTTGAGAACAGTGGAACTAATAGAGGTCAAAGAAAAGCGAATTCGCTTTTGCAGCTTATGAGTAAGTCTGAACAGAACTCCTGA
- the LOC131333871 gene encoding uncharacterized protein LOC131333871 isoform X4: MDTMDFDRIDTMDFDEERRFVAFVKKHAKLYQIGTDTGVRRLQTKLKKFNIKDKSPPKSKRKDKIVLDGSRTTVEKQSKTKMDTEVDKPLPMPERKTYKIYLDEKHKGGLPFAGKRYLESEEAWLSYHTKFLEKVFGSCASEMIEPGFGVTGIFFALLTEEELKQLGGMDGVKIFAEKPCHCEYF, translated from the exons ATGGACACAATGGATTTTGATAGGATCGACACAATGGATTTTGATGAAGAAAGGAGGTTCGTAG CGTTTGTAAAGAAACATGCAAAGCTTTATCAAATAGGAACTGACACGG GAGTGAGAAGGCTGCAAACAAAGTTGAAAAAGTTTAATATTAAGGACAAGTCTCCACCTAAATCCAAAAGAAAG GATAAAATTGTTTTGGATGGAAGCAGAACCACAG TGGAAAAGCAATCGAAAACTAAGATGGACACTGAAGTTGACAAACCTCTTCCGATGCCAGAAAGAAAG ACATACAAGATTTACTTGGACGAAAAACACAAGGGTGGCTTACCTTTCGCTGGAAAAAGATATCTTGAAAGTGAAGAAGCTTGGTTATCTTATCACACAAAATTCCTGGAAAAAGTTTTCGGCAG TTGTGCATCTGAAATGATTGAGCCTGGTTTTGGAGTTACTGGTATCTTTTTTGCCCTGCTTACAGAGGAGGAGTTGAAACAACTGGGag GCATGGATGGAGTAAAGATTTTTGCAGAAAAACCCTGTCATTGTGAATACTTCTGA
- the LOC131333871 gene encoding uncharacterized protein LOC131333871 isoform X3 codes for MDTMDFDRIDTMDFDEERRFVAFVKKHAKLYQIGTDTGVRRLQTKLKKFNIKDKSPPKSKRKDKIVLDGSRTTEVEKQSKTKMDTEVDKPLPMPERKTYKIYLDEKHKGGLPFAGKRYLESEEAWLSYHTKFLEKVFGSCASEMIEPGFGVTGIFFALLTEEELKQLGGMDGVKIFAEKPCHCEYF; via the exons ATGGACACAATGGATTTTGATAGGATCGACACAATGGATTTTGATGAAGAAAGGAGGTTCGTAG CGTTTGTAAAGAAACATGCAAAGCTTTATCAAATAGGAACTGACACGG GAGTGAGAAGGCTGCAAACAAAGTTGAAAAAGTTTAATATTAAGGACAAGTCTCCACCTAAATCCAAAAGAAAG GATAAAATTGTTTTGGATGGAAGCAGAACCACAG AAGTGGAAAAGCAATCGAAAACTAAGATGGACACTGAAGTTGACAAACCTCTTCCGATGCCAGAAAGAAAG ACATACAAGATTTACTTGGACGAAAAACACAAGGGTGGCTTACCTTTCGCTGGAAAAAGATATCTTGAAAGTGAAGAAGCTTGGTTATCTTATCACACAAAATTCCTGGAAAAAGTTTTCGGCAG TTGTGCATCTGAAATGATTGAGCCTGGTTTTGGAGTTACTGGTATCTTTTTTGCCCTGCTTACAGAGGAGGAGTTGAAACAACTGGGag GCATGGATGGAGTAAAGATTTTTGCAGAAAAACCCTGTCATTGTGAATACTTCTGA
- the LOC131333871 gene encoding uncharacterized protein LOC131333871 isoform X2, giving the protein MDTMDFDRIDTMDFDEERRFVAFVKKHAKLYQIGTDTGVRRLQTKLKKFNIKDKSPPKSKRKDKIVLDGSRTTVEKQSKTKMDTEVDKPLPMPERKTYKIYLDEKHKGGLPFAGKRYLESEEAWLSYHTKFLEKVFGSCASEMIEPGFGVTGIFFALLTEEELKQLGGCSLSLSLSLSLSLSVNQLEVIRLIAFQAWME; this is encoded by the exons ATGGACACAATGGATTTTGATAGGATCGACACAATGGATTTTGATGAAGAAAGGAGGTTCGTAG CGTTTGTAAAGAAACATGCAAAGCTTTATCAAATAGGAACTGACACGG GAGTGAGAAGGCTGCAAACAAAGTTGAAAAAGTTTAATATTAAGGACAAGTCTCCACCTAAATCCAAAAGAAAG GATAAAATTGTTTTGGATGGAAGCAGAACCACAG TGGAAAAGCAATCGAAAACTAAGATGGACACTGAAGTTGACAAACCTCTTCCGATGCCAGAAAGAAAG ACATACAAGATTTACTTGGACGAAAAACACAAGGGTGGCTTACCTTTCGCTGGAAAAAGATATCTTGAAAGTGAAGAAGCTTGGTTATCTTATCACACAAAATTCCTGGAAAAAGTTTTCGGCAG TTGTGCATCTGAAATGATTGAGCCTGGTTTTGGAGTTACTGGTATCTTTTTTGCCCTGCTTACAGAGGAGGAGTTGAAACAACTGGGaggttgctctctctctctctctctctctctctctctctctctctctgtgaaccAACTGGAAGTTATTCGCTTAATTGCTTTTCAGGCATGGATGGAGTAA
- the LOC131333871 gene encoding uncharacterized protein LOC131333871 isoform X1 — translation MDTMDFDRIDTMDFDEERRFVAFVKKHAKLYQIGTDTGVRRLQTKLKKFNIKDKSPPKSKRKDKIVLDGSRTTEVEKQSKTKMDTEVDKPLPMPERKTYKIYLDEKHKGGLPFAGKRYLESEEAWLSYHTKFLEKVFGSCASEMIEPGFGVTGIFFALLTEEELKQLGGCSLSLSLSLSLSLSVNQLEVIRLIAFQAWME, via the exons ATGGACACAATGGATTTTGATAGGATCGACACAATGGATTTTGATGAAGAAAGGAGGTTCGTAG CGTTTGTAAAGAAACATGCAAAGCTTTATCAAATAGGAACTGACACGG GAGTGAGAAGGCTGCAAACAAAGTTGAAAAAGTTTAATATTAAGGACAAGTCTCCACCTAAATCCAAAAGAAAG GATAAAATTGTTTTGGATGGAAGCAGAACCACAG AAGTGGAAAAGCAATCGAAAACTAAGATGGACACTGAAGTTGACAAACCTCTTCCGATGCCAGAAAGAAAG ACATACAAGATTTACTTGGACGAAAAACACAAGGGTGGCTTACCTTTCGCTGGAAAAAGATATCTTGAAAGTGAAGAAGCTTGGTTATCTTATCACACAAAATTCCTGGAAAAAGTTTTCGGCAG TTGTGCATCTGAAATGATTGAGCCTGGTTTTGGAGTTACTGGTATCTTTTTTGCCCTGCTTACAGAGGAGGAGTTGAAACAACTGGGaggttgctctctctctctctctctctctctctctctctctctctctgtgaaccAACTGGAAGTTATTCGCTTAATTGCTTTTCAGGCATGGATGGAGTAA
- the LOC131334116 gene encoding uncharacterized protein LOC131334116 isoform X2, whose product MINSEVKSNVQCNSGTGTPSERKHSPLVRKIALRDVQNDNRSLIHNHPEISSFPEGRPITGAINISGTKGLTPEKAPLYPSLCENGVNDHLFDTRRKFESGPGKGRIHDATADCLQRTITIKQQVLLRQHTQMGESNFSGAPIVGPNHIASMTTFPHGVPSVPISLGKHENGLPFAESDYLKVKIEVCQSIDSKATDDPRIERFLHLQKFLKQCDESYNRDYIHLLLNMSTAERSRHAVELEKRAIQLTVEEVNLQGNK is encoded by the exons ATGATTAACTCTGAAGTAAAAAGCAATGTGCAGTGCAACAGTGGCACTGGCACGCCATCTGAACGGAAGCATTCACCTCTAGTAAGAAAGATAGCACTGAGAGATGTCCAGAATGATAATAGAAGCTTGATTCATAACCACCCAGAAATTTCCTCCTTTCCGGAGGGAAGACCTATCACAGGTGCAATCAATATTTCTGGAACTAAGGGACTGACTCCTGAAAAGGCCCCTCTTTACCCTTCCTTATGCGAAAATGGTGTAAATGATCATCTCTTTGACACACGAAGAAAGTTTGAATCAGGACCAGGGAAAGGAAGAATTCACGATGCTACAGCTGATTGCCTTCAACGAACTATAACTATAAAGCAGCAGGTATTACTGCGACAACATACTCAGATGGGGGAAAGCAATTTTTCTGGTGCTCCTATAGTTGGACCAAATCATATTGCTTCAATGACAACCTTTCCACATGGTGTACCTTCAGTACCCATTTCCCTTGGGAAGCATGAAAATGGGCTCCCTTTTGCTGAATCTGATTACCTAAAGGTCAAAATAGAGGTCTGTCAATCAATTGACTCTAAGGCAACTGATGATCCAAGGATTGAACGGTTTCTTCATTTGCAGAAGTTCCTAAAGCAGTGCGATGAATCCTATAACAGGGACTATATCCATT TGCTCCTAAATATGTCGACGGCTGAACGTAGCAGACATGCAGTTGAGTTAGAGAAAAGAGCAATCCAGCTAACGGTAGAAGAAG TTAATTTGCAGGGAAACAAATGA
- the LOC131334116 gene encoding uncharacterized protein LOC131334116 isoform X1: MINSEVKSNVQCNSGTGTPSERKHSPLVRKIALRDVQNDNRSLIHNHPEISSFPEGRPITGAINISGTKGLTPEKAPLYPSLCENGVNDHLFDTRRKFESGPGKGRIHDATADCLQRTITIKQQVLLRQHTQMGESNFSGAPIVGPNHIASMTTFPHGVPSVPISLGKHENGLPFAESDYLKVKIEVCQSIDSKATDDPRIERFLHLQKFLKQCDESYNRDYIHLLLNMSTAERSRHAVELEKRAIQLTVEEGKQMNRMKAHNILGKSGPTNNLLLTTQPLNLRHEN, from the exons ATGATTAACTCTGAAGTAAAAAGCAATGTGCAGTGCAACAGTGGCACTGGCACGCCATCTGAACGGAAGCATTCACCTCTAGTAAGAAAGATAGCACTGAGAGATGTCCAGAATGATAATAGAAGCTTGATTCATAACCACCCAGAAATTTCCTCCTTTCCGGAGGGAAGACCTATCACAGGTGCAATCAATATTTCTGGAACTAAGGGACTGACTCCTGAAAAGGCCCCTCTTTACCCTTCCTTATGCGAAAATGGTGTAAATGATCATCTCTTTGACACACGAAGAAAGTTTGAATCAGGACCAGGGAAAGGAAGAATTCACGATGCTACAGCTGATTGCCTTCAACGAACTATAACTATAAAGCAGCAGGTATTACTGCGACAACATACTCAGATGGGGGAAAGCAATTTTTCTGGTGCTCCTATAGTTGGACCAAATCATATTGCTTCAATGACAACCTTTCCACATGGTGTACCTTCAGTACCCATTTCCCTTGGGAAGCATGAAAATGGGCTCCCTTTTGCTGAATCTGATTACCTAAAGGTCAAAATAGAGGTCTGTCAATCAATTGACTCTAAGGCAACTGATGATCCAAGGATTGAACGGTTTCTTCATTTGCAGAAGTTCCTAAAGCAGTGCGATGAATCCTATAACAGGGACTATATCCATT TGCTCCTAAATATGTCGACGGCTGAACGTAGCAGACATGCAGTTGAGTTAGAGAAAAGAGCAATCCAGCTAACGGTAGAAGAAG GGAAACAAATGAACCGGATGAAGGCTCACAATATCTTGGGGAAATCTGGCCCAACTAACAACCTGCTGCTGACAACTCAACCACTGAATCTGAGACATGAAAATTGA
- the LOC131332763 gene encoding protein PLASTID MOVEMENT IMPAIRED 1 produces MAAEYSGNKTPNTHLLQELEALSQTLYQIPTTNRRTNSLALPRSSVPPIPIDDAKPEVEKLINPKPRQRRMSLSPWRSRPKLEDDHNQDHRNERSKTPRQRPVKKLDNTAAAAATSSDKKGLWNWKPIRALSHIGMQKLSCLFSIEVVAVQGLPASMNGLRLSVCIRKKETKDGAVHTMPSRVSQGAADFEETLFIRCHVYCTSSGATSQLKFEPRPFVIYVFAVDAEELDFGRSSVNLSHLIQESIEKNSEGTRVRQWDTSFNLSGKAKGGALVLKLGFQLMEKDGGVGIYNQAEGQKSKGKSLTSPSSNFARKQSKSSFSIASPRMSSRAEAWTPSQSGMAADLQGIDDLNLDEPATVPLTSPSVKKSEEPESNMEDLELPEFDIVDKGVEMIQDKTDKTDEDQSEENSDKRSDASEVVKEVVVHDQVHLTRLTELDSIAQQIKALESMMGNEKPFKTEEEETASPKLEADEETVTREFLQMLEGEEADEYKLNQLDDSPMKFEGVAAEDSTELESKVFVPDLGKGLGCVVQTRNGGYLAAMNPLDTEVPRKDTPKLAMQISKPLVLPTDKSSGFEVFQRMAASGIEELSSEILSLMPVDELMGKTAEQIAFEGIASAIIQGRNKEGANSSAARTIATVKTMAAAMSTRRKERISTGIWNMSENLLSADEILAFSMQKIEGMAVEALKIQAEMAEEDAPFDVSPINGKKMLSSAVPLEDWINNSGNTPLPKEAGETETTTILVVVQLRDPLRRYEAVGGPVIALINATISDANSNIYAEERRFKLASLHVGGLRVRTRGKRNVWDTEKQRLTAMQWLVAYGLGKAGKKGKHVSSKDQDLLWSISSRVMADMWLKPMRNPDVKFSK; encoded by the coding sequence ATGGCAGCAGAGTACTCAGGCAACAAAACTCCAAACACCCACCTCTTGCAAGAACTCGAAGCACTTAGCCAAACCCTCTACCAAATCCCCACCACCAACCGAAGAACAAACTCCCTCGCTCTCCCCCGCTCCTCCGTTCCGCCCATCCCAATCGATGACGCCAAACCCGAAGTGGAGAAACTCATCAACCCAAAACCGCGGCAGAGGCGCATGTCCCTATCCCCATGGCGCTCTCGCCCAAAACTCGAAGACGACCACAACCAAGACCACCGCAACGAACGCTCCAAGACTCCACGTCAAAGGCCAGTAAAGAAGTTGGACAACACAGCGGCGGCCGCGGCGACTTCTTCCGATAAAAAAGGGCTTTGGAACTGGAAGCCGATTCGCGCTCTATCCCACATCGGAATGCAGAAGCTGAGCTGTTTGTTCTCCATCGAAGTGGTCGCCGTTCAAGGCCTCCCGGCTTCAATGAACGGCCTCCGGCTTTCGGTTTGTATTCGAAAGAAAGAGACCAAAGACGGCGCAGTCCACACCATGCCGTCAAGGGTCTCCCAAGGAGCTGCTGATTTCGAAGAGACTCTGTTTATAAGGTGCCACGTTTATTGCACTTCCAGCGGGGCAACGAGTCAGCTGAAATTCGAGCCGCGTCCTTTCGTGATTTATGTGTTTGCAGTAGACGCCGAGGAGCTTGATTTCGGAAGAAGTTCGGTGAATTTGAGTCACTTGATTCAGGAATCCATAGAGAAGAATTCAGAAGGTACACGGGTTAGGCAGTGGGACACGAGTTTCAACTTATCGGGAAAGGCAAAAGGAGGTGCACTTGTTCTGAAATTGGGGTTTCAGTTAATGGAGAAAGACGGAGGGGTTGGAATTTACAATCAAGCTGAAGGGCAGAAGTCTAAAGGGAAAAGCTTGACGTCGCCATCCTCAAATTTTGCCCGAAAGCAGTCGAAATCGTCGTTCAGCATCGCTAGTCCGAGGATGTCAAGCCGGGCGGAAGCATGGACGCCTTCACAATCAGGAATGGCAGCAGATTTGCAAGGGATTGATGACCTGAATCTCGATGAGCCAGCTACCGTGCCGTTGACTTCTCCTTCTGTTAAGAAGTCTGAAGAACCCGAATCGAATATGGAGGATCTAGAGCTTCCGGAATTCGACATTGTTGACAAAGGAGTTGAGATGATACAGGACAAAACTGATAAGACAGACGAAGACCAATCGGAGGAGAATTCAGACAAAAGGTCAGATGCGAGTGAGGTGGTGAAGGAGGTTGTTGTGCATGATCAAGTCCATTTGACGAGATTGACTGAACTTGATTCAATAGCTCAGCAAATCAAAGCTTTGGAATCTATGATGGGAAATGAAAAACCTTTCAAAACAGAGGAGGAAGAAACTGCATCACCAAAATTGGAAGCGGATGAAGAAACGGTAACGAGGGAATTCCTTCAGATGCTTGAAGGTGAAGAAGCTGATGAATATAAACTTAATCAGCTTGATGATTCTCCAATGAAGTTTGAAGGAGTAGCTGCTGAAGATTCTACGGAGCTTGAATCCAAGGTTTTTGTTCCCGACCTTGGGAAAGGCTTGGGGTGTGTGGTTCAAACTAGGAATGGAGGCTACTTAGCTGCTATGAATCCTCTCGACACAGAAGTGCCAAGGAAAGATACTCCTAAACTCGCAATGCAGATATCCAAACCATTGGTTCTACCGACGGATAAATCAAGTGGGTTCGAGGTATTTCAGAGAATGGCAGCTAGTGGGATTGAAGAACTTAGTTCTGAAATTCTATCCTTGATGCCTGTGGATGAGCTCATGGGCAAGACAGCTGAACAGATTGCTTTTGAAGGCATTGCTTCAGCAATTATCCAAGGGAGGAACAAAGAAGGTGCTAACTCAAGTGCTGCTCGTACTATTGCTACAGTCAAAACCATGGCAGCTGCTATGAGTAccagaaggaaagaaaggattTCCACAGGAATTTGGAATATGAGCGAAAACCTGTTGTCAGCAGACGAGATTCTAGCATTCTCGATGCAGAAAATAGAGGGCATGGCAGTTGAAGCTCTGAAAATTCAGGCAGAAATGGCAGAAGAAGATGCACCCTTTGATGTTTCTCCAATCAATGGAAAGAAAATGTTGTCGTCTGCAGTTCCACTTGAGGACTGGATCAATAATAGCGGCAATACACCTTTGCCTAAAGAAGCTGGAGAAACAGAAACCACCACAATATTAGTAGTTGTCCAGTTGCGAGATCCTCTAAGACGATACGAGGCAGTTGGTGGCCCTGTGATAGCGTTAATAAACGCAACAATTAGCGATGCTAATTCGAATATCTACGCCGAGGAAAGGAGGTTCAAATTGGCAAGTTTGCATGTCGGGGGTCTGAGAGTGAGGACTAGAGGAAAGAGGAATGTGTGGGATACTGAGAAACAAAGGCTAACTGCCATGCAGTGGCTTGTGGCATATGGACTGGGGAAGGCAGGGAAGAAGGGAAAGCACGTCTCTTCAAAGGACCAGGATCTGCTTTGGAGCATTTCTTCACGAGTAATGGCGGACATGTGGCTCAAGCCAATGAGAAATCCAGACGTCAAATTCAGCAAGTGA